A window of Apium graveolens cultivar Ventura chromosome 8, ASM990537v1, whole genome shotgun sequence contains these coding sequences:
- the LOC141676719 gene encoding UDP-glucosyltransferase 29-like yields MEKENGRLSIVMLPFLAHGHTSPFLEFAKQLTKRNIYVYLCSTPINLASIKKRVHGNDNIQLIEFHLPSSPALPPHYHTTNGLPSHLHPILQQTLEKAAPIFVTILHDIKPDLVFYDVMPSWPAQVALSLNIPSVYFSVSAASTSCIGLHSYKRPGVKFPFPEIFDSSVDQPPIPEDEPVFLQYYASRFEQSCNFVLFKSFREAEGKYIDYISHLMEKDVVPVGQLVEDPAANESDATKDIMEWLDKKERSSVVFVCFGSENYLSAEQVIEMANALEATKCNFIWALRTPKGEDRGCLLLPEGFVQRVGDLGLILEWAPQTKILGHSSTGGFLSHCGWSSMNESIKFGVPIIAMPMKVDQPTNAKLAVEIGVSMHIRRHSSGIYKREEIGDFIRKVLMEESGECLRKKARELSSRMKEKGEEDLDKAAEKLMHICSKKKETNE; encoded by the coding sequence ATGGAGAAAGAAAATGGCAGACTAAGCATAGTGATGCTACCATTTCTAGCCCATGGTCACACCTCTCCTTTCTTAGAATTCGCTAAACAACTCACCAAAAGAAATATTTATGTATATCTTTGCTCTACACCAATCAACCTTGCTTCTATTAAGAAGAGAGTTCATGGAAATGATAATATACAACTCATAGAGTTTCATCTTCCATCTTCTCCAGCTCTACCACCGCATTATCATACCACAAATGGCCTTCCATCTCATCTCCATCCCATCCTTCAACAAACTTTGGAAAAGGCAGCTCCAATCTTCGTTACCATCCTCCATGACATCAAACCAGATTTGGTTTTCTATGATGTAATGCCTTCATGGCCTGCACAGGTTGCTCTGTCGCTTAATATTCCATCTGTTTATTTTTCAGTTAGCGCCGCATCAACCTCTTGCATAGGCTTACATTCTTACAAAAGGCCAGGTGTTAAATTTCCGTTCCCAGAAATTTTCGATTCTTCTGTTGACCAACCTCCAATTCCAGAAGACGAACCTGTGTTTCTACAGTACTATGCGTCACGCTTTGAGCAGTCCTGTAACTTTGTTTTGTTCAAGAGTTTTAGAGAAGCTGAAGGAAAGTATATTGATTATATATCTCATCTAATGGAGAAGGATGTCGTTCCTGTTGGCCAACTTGTAGAGGATCCAGCTGCAAATGAAAGTGATGCAACTAAAGATATCATGGAATGGCTTGACAAAAAAGAGAGATCCTCGGTGGTATTTGTATGCTTTGGGAGTGAGAATTATTTGTCTGCAGAACAAGTGATAGAGATGGCTAATGCATTAGAGGCAACCAAGTGTAATTTCATTTGGGCTTTAAGAACCCCGAAAGGAGAGGACAGAGGATGTCTACTACTACCTGAGGGCTTCGTCCAACGGGTAGGAGATTTGGGATTGATTTTAGAGTGGGCACCGCAGACAAAAATTTTGGGACATTCAAGCACTGGTGGTTTCCTCAGTCATTGTGGATGGAGTTCAATGAACGAAAGCATTAAATTTGGGGTGCCAATTATTGCCATGCCTATGAAAGTTGATCAGCCTACCAATGCTAAGCTTGCTGTGGAGATTGGCGTCAGTATGCACATAAGGAGACACAGTTCCGGGATATATAAGCGAGAGGAAATTGGTGATTTCATCAGAAAGGTTTTGATGGAGGAAAGTGGGGAATGCCTGAGGAAGAAAGCTAGAGAATTGAGTTCAAGGATGAAAGAAAAAGGAGAGGAAGATTTGGACAAGGCAGCGGAGAAGTTGATGCACATTTGCAGCAAGAAGAAAGAAACAAACGAGTAG